In one Nicotiana tomentosiformis chromosome 6, ASM39032v3, whole genome shotgun sequence genomic region, the following are encoded:
- the LOC104107908 gene encoding oxysterol-binding protein-related protein 1B-like isoform X3: protein MHLLCCNQKIMHLLCCVTAVADKNTAAVRRRPPHAAAPMNVNDNVGNGICGILYKWVNFGKGWRPRWFVLHDGVLSYYKIHGHKKIVINLEMVKGFNVLGKKSFRFINSSKSTPHKSLSRKPLGEILLKVSSVMGSCSDERRFLINVGKKKLHLRAETKEDRLTWLEGLVAAKKSYLTSDFVHMPRMNTNCKVATQESKMKGRNTSGSYEEQYKQAETGDDVYTDNLFFDAKDFLSSSSLRSTEPYDESSSSDSENEEVHPSEDGLSSFMRFVESDYPYVKRREKLPDPVEEEKGVSLWSMIKDNIGKDLTRVCLPVYFNEPLSSLQKCFEDFEFSYLLDQAYEWGKTGNSLMRMLNVAAFAVSGYACTDGRKFKPFNPLLGETYEANYPDKGLRFISEKVSHHPLTLACHCEGRGWKMWGDTTLKNKFWGPSIQLDPVGVLNLEFDDGEVFRWSKVTTSIYNLILGKLYCEHYGMMHIEGNGDYSCKLKFKKQSIMNRNPHQVHGVVQDRSGKTVATMFGKWDESLHYCNGDSSSTDLGQDKAYLLWKRSKPSEFQTKYNFTCFAITLNELSPDLEQEKLPPTDSRLRPDQRFLENGEYEIANSEKLRLEQRQRQASKMQERGWTPRWFTKPKGRDTYQYKGGYWDVRETGKWESCPHIFGEVSDEI from the exons ATGCATCTTTTGTGCTGTAACCAAAAAATCATGCATCTTTTATGCTGTGTCACCGCCGTGGCTGACAAAAATACGGCAGCAGTACGTCGTCGTCCACCGCACGCGGCTGCTCCGATGAACGTAAATGATAATGTAGGAAATGGAATTTGTGGAATACTATACAAATGGGTAAATTTTGGTAAAGGATGGCGACCCCGTTGGTTTGTTCTACATGATGGTGTGCTTTCGTACTACAAAATTCATGGACACAAGAAAATTGTGATTAATTTAGAAATGGTGAAAGGATTCAATGTTTTAGGGAAGAAATCATTTCGGTTTATTAATAGCTCTAAATCAACTCCTCACAAATCCCTCAGCCGCAAACCATTAGGTGAAATCCTCCTCAAG GTGTCATCAGTAATGGGAAGTTGTTCAGATGAACGGCGGTTTTTGATAAATGTTGGGAAGAAGAAGCTGCATTTGAGGGCAGAGACTAAAGAGGACAGGTTAACATGGTTGGAAGGATTGGTTGCAGCTAAGAAGTCATATTTAACAAGTGATTTTGTTCATATGCCAAGAATGAACACTAATTGCAAGGTTGCAACTCAAGAGAGCAAGATGAAAG GAAGGAACACGAGCGGATCATATGAAGAGCAGTATAAGCAAGCGGAAACTGGTGATGATGTTTACACCGATAACTTGTTTTTCGATGCTAAAGATTTTCTTTCCTCTAGTTCGTTGAGAAGCACCGAGCCTTATGATGAAAGCTCATCGTCTGATTCTGAGAATGAGGAGGTTCATCCATCTGAAGATGGTCTTAGTTCTTTTATGAGATTTGTTGAAAGCGACTATCCTTATGTAAAGCGAAGAGAGAAATTACCTGATCCAGTTGAAGAGGAAAAGGGAGTAAGCCTATGGTCAATGATCAAAGATAACATAGGAAAGGATCTAACTAGAGTTTGTCTGCCTGTGTACTTCAACGAACCACTCTCTTCTCTGCAGAAATGTTTTGAAGATTTTGAGTTCTCTTACCTTCTTGATCAAGCATATGAATGGGGGAAAACA GGTAATAGTCTTATGAGGATGCTGAATGTAGCAGCATTTGCTGTGTCTGGATATGCTTGTACTGATGGTAGAAAATTCAAGCCATTTAATCCATTATTGGGTGAAACATATGAAGCCAATTACCCAGACAAGGGACTGCGTTTCATCTCAGAAAAG GTAAGTCATCACCCCTTGACTCTTGCCTGCCATTGTGAAGGCCGCGGTTGGAAAATGTGGGGAGATACcactttaaaaaataaattttggggTCCATCAATTCAACTTGATCCAGTtggtgtccttaacttagagtttgACGATGGAGAAGTATTCCGGTGGAGCAAG gtaacaacttcaatctacaacctCATTTTAGGGAAACTCTACTGTGAACACTATGGTATGATGCATATCGAAGGAAATGGCGACTACTCTTGCAAGCTTAAATTTAAGAAGCAGTCCATTATGAATAGAAATCCACACCAG GTACATGGAGTTGTACAAGATAGGAGTGGAAAAACAGTGGCAACTATGTTTGGGAAATGGGATGAAAGTTTACATTATTGTAATGGGGATAGCTCATCGACGGATTTAGGACAAGATAAGGCATATTTGCTTTGGAAGCGGAGCAAACCATCAGAATTTCAAACAAAGTACAACTTTACGTGTTTTGCAATCACCCTTAATGAGCTATCTCCTGATCTTGAG CAGGAAAAGTTGCCTCCAACAGATTCAAGGCTTAGACCTGATCAAAGATTTCTTGAAAATGGAGAATATGAAATTGCTAATTCAGAAAAGCTACGTCTAGAGCAGAGACAACGCCAG GCATCAAAGATGCAGGAAAGAGGCTGGACACCAAGGTGGTTTACAAAGCCAAAAGGTAGAGATACATATCAGTATAAAGGAGGATATTGGGATGTCAGAGAAACTGGTAAATGGGAATCATGTCCACATATTTTTGGTGAAGTTTCAGATGAAATTTGA
- the LOC104107908 gene encoding oxysterol-binding protein-related protein 1B-like isoform X1, translating to MHLLCCNQKIMHLLCCVTAVADKNTAAVRRRPPHAAAPMNVNDNVGNGICGILYKWVNFGKGWRPRWFVLHDGVLSYYKIHGHKKIVINLEMVKGFNVLGKKSFRFINSSKSTPHKSLSRKPLGEILLKVSSVMGSCSDERRFLINVGKKKLHLRAETKEDRLTWLEGLVAAKKSYLTSDFVHMPRMNTNCKVATQESKMKVFPGRNTSGSYEEQYKQAETGDDVYTDNLFFDAKDFLSSSSLRSTEPYDESSSSDSENEEVHPSEDGLSSFMRFVESDYPYVKRREKLPDPVEEEKGVSLWSMIKDNIGKDLTRVCLPVYFNEPLSSLQKCFEDFEFSYLLDQAYEWGKTGNSLMRMLNVAAFAVSGYACTDGRKFKPFNPLLGETYEANYPDKGLRFISEKVSHHPLTLACHCEGRGWKMWGDTTLKNKFWGPSIQLDPVGVLNLEFDDGEVFRWSKVTTSIYNLILGKLYCEHYGMMHIEGNGDYSCKLKFKKQSIMNRNPHQVHGVVQDRSGKTVATMFGKWDESLHYCNGDSSSTDLGQDKAYLLWKRSKPSEFQTKYNFTCFAITLNELSPDLEQEKLPPTDSRLRPDQRFLENGEYEIANSEKLRLEQRQRQASKMQERGWTPRWFTKPKGRDTYQYKGGYWDVRETGKWESCPHIFGEVSDEI from the exons ATGCATCTTTTGTGCTGTAACCAAAAAATCATGCATCTTTTATGCTGTGTCACCGCCGTGGCTGACAAAAATACGGCAGCAGTACGTCGTCGTCCACCGCACGCGGCTGCTCCGATGAACGTAAATGATAATGTAGGAAATGGAATTTGTGGAATACTATACAAATGGGTAAATTTTGGTAAAGGATGGCGACCCCGTTGGTTTGTTCTACATGATGGTGTGCTTTCGTACTACAAAATTCATGGACACAAGAAAATTGTGATTAATTTAGAAATGGTGAAAGGATTCAATGTTTTAGGGAAGAAATCATTTCGGTTTATTAATAGCTCTAAATCAACTCCTCACAAATCCCTCAGCCGCAAACCATTAGGTGAAATCCTCCTCAAG GTGTCATCAGTAATGGGAAGTTGTTCAGATGAACGGCGGTTTTTGATAAATGTTGGGAAGAAGAAGCTGCATTTGAGGGCAGAGACTAAAGAGGACAGGTTAACATGGTTGGAAGGATTGGTTGCAGCTAAGAAGTCATATTTAACAAGTGATTTTGTTCATATGCCAAGAATGAACACTAATTGCAAGGTTGCAACTCAAGAGAGCAAGATGAAAG TATTTCCAGGAAGGAACACGAGCGGATCATATGAAGAGCAGTATAAGCAAGCGGAAACTGGTGATGATGTTTACACCGATAACTTGTTTTTCGATGCTAAAGATTTTCTTTCCTCTAGTTCGTTGAGAAGCACCGAGCCTTATGATGAAAGCTCATCGTCTGATTCTGAGAATGAGGAGGTTCATCCATCTGAAGATGGTCTTAGTTCTTTTATGAGATTTGTTGAAAGCGACTATCCTTATGTAAAGCGAAGAGAGAAATTACCTGATCCAGTTGAAGAGGAAAAGGGAGTAAGCCTATGGTCAATGATCAAAGATAACATAGGAAAGGATCTAACTAGAGTTTGTCTGCCTGTGTACTTCAACGAACCACTCTCTTCTCTGCAGAAATGTTTTGAAGATTTTGAGTTCTCTTACCTTCTTGATCAAGCATATGAATGGGGGAAAACA GGTAATAGTCTTATGAGGATGCTGAATGTAGCAGCATTTGCTGTGTCTGGATATGCTTGTACTGATGGTAGAAAATTCAAGCCATTTAATCCATTATTGGGTGAAACATATGAAGCCAATTACCCAGACAAGGGACTGCGTTTCATCTCAGAAAAG GTAAGTCATCACCCCTTGACTCTTGCCTGCCATTGTGAAGGCCGCGGTTGGAAAATGTGGGGAGATACcactttaaaaaataaattttggggTCCATCAATTCAACTTGATCCAGTtggtgtccttaacttagagtttgACGATGGAGAAGTATTCCGGTGGAGCAAG gtaacaacttcaatctacaacctCATTTTAGGGAAACTCTACTGTGAACACTATGGTATGATGCATATCGAAGGAAATGGCGACTACTCTTGCAAGCTTAAATTTAAGAAGCAGTCCATTATGAATAGAAATCCACACCAG GTACATGGAGTTGTACAAGATAGGAGTGGAAAAACAGTGGCAACTATGTTTGGGAAATGGGATGAAAGTTTACATTATTGTAATGGGGATAGCTCATCGACGGATTTAGGACAAGATAAGGCATATTTGCTTTGGAAGCGGAGCAAACCATCAGAATTTCAAACAAAGTACAACTTTACGTGTTTTGCAATCACCCTTAATGAGCTATCTCCTGATCTTGAG CAGGAAAAGTTGCCTCCAACAGATTCAAGGCTTAGACCTGATCAAAGATTTCTTGAAAATGGAGAATATGAAATTGCTAATTCAGAAAAGCTACGTCTAGAGCAGAGACAACGCCAG GCATCAAAGATGCAGGAAAGAGGCTGGACACCAAGGTGGTTTACAAAGCCAAAAGGTAGAGATACATATCAGTATAAAGGAGGATATTGGGATGTCAGAGAAACTGGTAAATGGGAATCATGTCCACATATTTTTGGTGAAGTTTCAGATGAAATTTGA
- the LOC104107908 gene encoding oxysterol-binding protein-related protein 1B-like isoform X2, which translates to MHLLCCNQKIMHLLCCVTAVADKNTAAVRRRPPHAAAPMNVNDNVGNGICGILYKWVNFGKGWRPRWFVLHDGVLSYYKIHGHKKIVINLEMVKGFNVLGKKSFRFINSSKSTPHKSLSRKPLGEILLKVSSVMGSCSDERRFLINVGKKKLHLRAETKEDRLTWLEGLVAAKKSYLTSDFVHMPRMNTNCKVATQESKMKVFPGRNTSGSYEEQYKQAETGDDVYTDNLFFDAKDFLSSSSLRSTEPYDESSSSDSENEEVHPSEDGLSSFMRFVESDYPYVKRREKLPDPVEEEKGVSLWSMIKDNIGKDLTRVCLPVYFNEPLSSLQKCFEDFEFSYLLDQAYEWGKTGNSLMRMLNVAAFAVSGYACTDGRKFKPFNPLLGETYEANYPDKGLRFISEKVSHHPLTLACHCEGRGWKMWGDTTLKNKFWGPSIQLDPVGVLNLEFDDGEVFRWSKVTTSIYNLILGKLYCEHYGMMHIEGNGDYSCKLKFKKQSIMNRNPHQVHGVVQDRSGKTVATMFGKWDESLHYCNGDSSSTDLGQDKAYLLWKRSKPSEFQTKYNFTCFAITLNELSPDLEEKLPPTDSRLRPDQRFLENGEYEIANSEKLRLEQRQRQASKMQERGWTPRWFTKPKGRDTYQYKGGYWDVRETGKWESCPHIFGEVSDEI; encoded by the exons ATGCATCTTTTGTGCTGTAACCAAAAAATCATGCATCTTTTATGCTGTGTCACCGCCGTGGCTGACAAAAATACGGCAGCAGTACGTCGTCGTCCACCGCACGCGGCTGCTCCGATGAACGTAAATGATAATGTAGGAAATGGAATTTGTGGAATACTATACAAATGGGTAAATTTTGGTAAAGGATGGCGACCCCGTTGGTTTGTTCTACATGATGGTGTGCTTTCGTACTACAAAATTCATGGACACAAGAAAATTGTGATTAATTTAGAAATGGTGAAAGGATTCAATGTTTTAGGGAAGAAATCATTTCGGTTTATTAATAGCTCTAAATCAACTCCTCACAAATCCCTCAGCCGCAAACCATTAGGTGAAATCCTCCTCAAG GTGTCATCAGTAATGGGAAGTTGTTCAGATGAACGGCGGTTTTTGATAAATGTTGGGAAGAAGAAGCTGCATTTGAGGGCAGAGACTAAAGAGGACAGGTTAACATGGTTGGAAGGATTGGTTGCAGCTAAGAAGTCATATTTAACAAGTGATTTTGTTCATATGCCAAGAATGAACACTAATTGCAAGGTTGCAACTCAAGAGAGCAAGATGAAAG TATTTCCAGGAAGGAACACGAGCGGATCATATGAAGAGCAGTATAAGCAAGCGGAAACTGGTGATGATGTTTACACCGATAACTTGTTTTTCGATGCTAAAGATTTTCTTTCCTCTAGTTCGTTGAGAAGCACCGAGCCTTATGATGAAAGCTCATCGTCTGATTCTGAGAATGAGGAGGTTCATCCATCTGAAGATGGTCTTAGTTCTTTTATGAGATTTGTTGAAAGCGACTATCCTTATGTAAAGCGAAGAGAGAAATTACCTGATCCAGTTGAAGAGGAAAAGGGAGTAAGCCTATGGTCAATGATCAAAGATAACATAGGAAAGGATCTAACTAGAGTTTGTCTGCCTGTGTACTTCAACGAACCACTCTCTTCTCTGCAGAAATGTTTTGAAGATTTTGAGTTCTCTTACCTTCTTGATCAAGCATATGAATGGGGGAAAACA GGTAATAGTCTTATGAGGATGCTGAATGTAGCAGCATTTGCTGTGTCTGGATATGCTTGTACTGATGGTAGAAAATTCAAGCCATTTAATCCATTATTGGGTGAAACATATGAAGCCAATTACCCAGACAAGGGACTGCGTTTCATCTCAGAAAAG GTAAGTCATCACCCCTTGACTCTTGCCTGCCATTGTGAAGGCCGCGGTTGGAAAATGTGGGGAGATACcactttaaaaaataaattttggggTCCATCAATTCAACTTGATCCAGTtggtgtccttaacttagagtttgACGATGGAGAAGTATTCCGGTGGAGCAAG gtaacaacttcaatctacaacctCATTTTAGGGAAACTCTACTGTGAACACTATGGTATGATGCATATCGAAGGAAATGGCGACTACTCTTGCAAGCTTAAATTTAAGAAGCAGTCCATTATGAATAGAAATCCACACCAG GTACATGGAGTTGTACAAGATAGGAGTGGAAAAACAGTGGCAACTATGTTTGGGAAATGGGATGAAAGTTTACATTATTGTAATGGGGATAGCTCATCGACGGATTTAGGACAAGATAAGGCATATTTGCTTTGGAAGCGGAGCAAACCATCAGAATTTCAAACAAAGTACAACTTTACGTGTTTTGCAATCACCCTTAATGAGCTATCTCCTGATCTTGAG GAAAAGTTGCCTCCAACAGATTCAAGGCTTAGACCTGATCAAAGATTTCTTGAAAATGGAGAATATGAAATTGCTAATTCAGAAAAGCTACGTCTAGAGCAGAGACAACGCCAG GCATCAAAGATGCAGGAAAGAGGCTGGACACCAAGGTGGTTTACAAAGCCAAAAGGTAGAGATACATATCAGTATAAAGGAGGATATTGGGATGTCAGAGAAACTGGTAAATGGGAATCATGTCCACATATTTTTGGTGAAGTTTCAGATGAAATTTGA